A single region of the Brachypodium distachyon strain Bd21 chromosome 3, Brachypodium_distachyon_v3.0, whole genome shotgun sequence genome encodes:
- the LOC100828905 gene encoding serine carboxypeptidase-like 10 isoform X1: protein MAPTKLLSLHQPLLMICKFLILLHALVFSSSGDGARAAPWITTKAVPRLPGYIGGGALPFSLETGYVGQDDGVRLFYYFIQSERAPAEDPVLLWLTGGPGCSALSGLVYEVGPLSFDFDGYAGGLPTLLYKTEAWTQVSNVIFMDSPAGTGFSYDTAHAATPSDTMVVRQLRIFLETWLDKHPQFLSNPLYIAGDSYSGIIIPSLAMEIAKGIESGDERLINLKGVIAGNPVTDIRLDDNGQLPFLHGMGIIPDELYEPARKSCRGEYHSPSNPACANSLQAINDCTRDLNGAHVLEPTCLEYPDLSIVHKKPTTLPENGTNRLMLESATLSSVCRNSTYFLSEVWANDEAVRESLGIRKGTVPLWQRCDFHLPYTKEISSTVGEHLALITRGYRSMVYSGDHDSKISFVGTQAWIRQLNLSITDDWRPWYVDSQVAGFTRAYSNNFTYATVKGAGHTAPEYMPRECLAMIDRWLSGHPL, encoded by the exons ATGGCGCCGACGAAACTACTCTCCCTGCATCAGCCGCTGCTGATGATATGCAAgttcctcatcctcctccacgccttggtcttctcctcctccggcgacggcgcgcgcgcggcgccgtGGATCACCACGAAGGCCGTGCCGCGGCTGCCGGGGtacatcggcggcggcgccctgcCCTTCTCGCTGGAGACAGGGTACGTGGGGCAGGACGACGGCGTGCGGCTCTTCTACTACTTCATCCAGTCGGAGCGCGCCCCGGCGGAGGACCCCGTCCTGCTCTGGCTTACCGGCGGGCCCGGTTGCTCCGCCCTCTCCGGCCTAGTCTACGAGGTCGGCCCGCTCTCCTTCGACTTCGATGGCTACGCCGGAGGCCTGCCGACTCTGCTGTACAAGACGGAGGCTTGGACACAG GTTAGCAATGTCATCTTCATGGATTCTCCGGCAGGGACCGGCTTTTCGTACGACACCGCACATGCTGCCACACCTAGCGACACCATGGTTGTTCGCCAGCTCCGAATTTTCCTCGAAACG TGGCTTGATAAGCACCCACAGTTCTTGTCAAATCCACTCTACATCGCGGGGGATTCATATAGCGGCATAATCATACCTTCTCTCGCCATGGAAATAGCTAAAG GGATAGAATCTGGTGATGAGCGACTTATAAATCTCAAG GGTGTTATTGCCGGCAATCCAGTGACTGACATAAGATTAGACGACAATGGTCAACTTCCGTTTCTTCACGGGATGGGAATTATACCAGATGAACTCTACGAG CCCGCTCGGAAAAGCTGTAGAGGAGAATACCACAGTCCTTCTAATCCTGCATGTGCCAATTCCCTCCAAGCTATCAACGAT TGCACAAGGGATTTAAATGGCGCGCATGTCCTGGAGCCAACTTGTCTGGAGTATCCTGACCTCTCAATTGTTCACAAGAAGCCGACGACGTTGCCAGAGAATGGAACGAATCGGTTGATGCTTGAGTCAGCAACACTTTCATCTGTGTGCAGG AATTCCACCTACTTCTTATCTGAAGTTTGGGCAAATGACGAAGCTGTAAGGGAGAGTTTGGGTATTCGCAAG GGAACAGTTCCACTGTGGCAAAGATGTGATTTCCATTTGCCTTACACAAAGGAAATCAGCAGTACGGTGGGTGAACATTTAGCCTTGATCACCAGAGGATACCGGTCCATGGTATACAG CGGTGATCATGACAGTAAAATCTCTTTTGTCGGCACCCAAGCCTGGATCAGGCAACTTAACCTCTCCATTACAGACGATTGGCGACCATGGTACGTGGACAGCCAAGTTGCAGG ATTCACAAGAGCTTACTCCAATAACTTCACATACGCAACTGTGAAG GGTGCTGGCCACACGGCTCCGGAGTACATGCCCAGGGAGTGTCTTGCTATGATCGATAGATGGCTTTCTGGCCACCCTCTTTGA
- the LOC100828905 gene encoding serine carboxypeptidase-like 6 isoform X2: MAPTKLLSLHQPLLMICKFLILLHALVFSSSGDGARAAPWITTKAVPRLPGYIGGGALPFSLETGYVGQDDGVRLFYYFIQSERAPAEDPVLLWLTGGPGCSALSGLVYEVGPLSFDFDGYAGGLPTLLYKTEAWTQVSNVIFMDSPAGTGFSYDTAHAATPSDTMVVRQLRIFLETWLDKHPQFLSNPLYIAGDSYSGIIIPSLAMEIAKGIESGDERLINLKGVIAGNPVTDIRLDDNGQLPFLHGMGIIPDELYEPARKSCRGEYHSPSNPACANSLQAINDCTRDLNGAHVLEPTCLEYPDLSIVHKKPTTLPENGTNRLMLESATLSSVCRNSTYFLSEVWANDEAVRESLGIRKGTVPLWQRCDFHLPYTKEISSTVGEHLALITRGYRSMVYSGDHDSKISFVGTQAWIRQLNLSITDDWRPWYVDSQVAGVLATRLRSTCPGSVLL, encoded by the exons ATGGCGCCGACGAAACTACTCTCCCTGCATCAGCCGCTGCTGATGATATGCAAgttcctcatcctcctccacgccttggtcttctcctcctccggcgacggcgcgcgcgcggcgccgtGGATCACCACGAAGGCCGTGCCGCGGCTGCCGGGGtacatcggcggcggcgccctgcCCTTCTCGCTGGAGACAGGGTACGTGGGGCAGGACGACGGCGTGCGGCTCTTCTACTACTTCATCCAGTCGGAGCGCGCCCCGGCGGAGGACCCCGTCCTGCTCTGGCTTACCGGCGGGCCCGGTTGCTCCGCCCTCTCCGGCCTAGTCTACGAGGTCGGCCCGCTCTCCTTCGACTTCGATGGCTACGCCGGAGGCCTGCCGACTCTGCTGTACAAGACGGAGGCTTGGACACAG GTTAGCAATGTCATCTTCATGGATTCTCCGGCAGGGACCGGCTTTTCGTACGACACCGCACATGCTGCCACACCTAGCGACACCATGGTTGTTCGCCAGCTCCGAATTTTCCTCGAAACG TGGCTTGATAAGCACCCACAGTTCTTGTCAAATCCACTCTACATCGCGGGGGATTCATATAGCGGCATAATCATACCTTCTCTCGCCATGGAAATAGCTAAAG GGATAGAATCTGGTGATGAGCGACTTATAAATCTCAAG GGTGTTATTGCCGGCAATCCAGTGACTGACATAAGATTAGACGACAATGGTCAACTTCCGTTTCTTCACGGGATGGGAATTATACCAGATGAACTCTACGAG CCCGCTCGGAAAAGCTGTAGAGGAGAATACCACAGTCCTTCTAATCCTGCATGTGCCAATTCCCTCCAAGCTATCAACGAT TGCACAAGGGATTTAAATGGCGCGCATGTCCTGGAGCCAACTTGTCTGGAGTATCCTGACCTCTCAATTGTTCACAAGAAGCCGACGACGTTGCCAGAGAATGGAACGAATCGGTTGATGCTTGAGTCAGCAACACTTTCATCTGTGTGCAGG AATTCCACCTACTTCTTATCTGAAGTTTGGGCAAATGACGAAGCTGTAAGGGAGAGTTTGGGTATTCGCAAG GGAACAGTTCCACTGTGGCAAAGATGTGATTTCCATTTGCCTTACACAAAGGAAATCAGCAGTACGGTGGGTGAACATTTAGCCTTGATCACCAGAGGATACCGGTCCATGGTATACAG CGGTGATCATGACAGTAAAATCTCTTTTGTCGGCACCCAAGCCTGGATCAGGCAACTTAACCTCTCCATTACAGACGATTGGCGACCATGGTACGTGGACAGCCAAGTTGCAGG GGTGCTGGCCACACGGCTCCGGAGTACATGCCCAGGGAGTGTCTTGCTATGA
- the LOC100828905 gene encoding serine carboxypeptidase-like 10 isoform X3 has product MAPTKLLSLHQPLLMICKFLILLHALVFSSSGDGARAAPWITTKAVPRLPGYIGGGALPFSLETGYVGQDDGVRLFYYFIQSERAPAEDPVLLWLTGGPGCSALSGLVYEVGPLSFDFDGYAGGLPTLLYKTEAWTQVSNVIFMDSPAGTGFSYDTAHAATPSDTMVVRQLRIFLETWLDKHPQFLSNPLYIAGDSYSGIIIPSLAMEIAKGIESGDERLINLKPARKSCRGEYHSPSNPACANSLQAINDCTRDLNGAHVLEPTCLEYPDLSIVHKKPTTLPENGTNRLMLESATLSSVCRNSTYFLSEVWANDEAVRESLGIRKGTVPLWQRCDFHLPYTKEISSTVGEHLALITRGYRSMVYSGDHDSKISFVGTQAWIRQLNLSITDDWRPWYVDSQVAGFTRAYSNNFTYATVKGAGHTAPEYMPRECLAMIDRWLSGHPL; this is encoded by the exons ATGGCGCCGACGAAACTACTCTCCCTGCATCAGCCGCTGCTGATGATATGCAAgttcctcatcctcctccacgccttggtcttctcctcctccggcgacggcgcgcgcgcggcgccgtGGATCACCACGAAGGCCGTGCCGCGGCTGCCGGGGtacatcggcggcggcgccctgcCCTTCTCGCTGGAGACAGGGTACGTGGGGCAGGACGACGGCGTGCGGCTCTTCTACTACTTCATCCAGTCGGAGCGCGCCCCGGCGGAGGACCCCGTCCTGCTCTGGCTTACCGGCGGGCCCGGTTGCTCCGCCCTCTCCGGCCTAGTCTACGAGGTCGGCCCGCTCTCCTTCGACTTCGATGGCTACGCCGGAGGCCTGCCGACTCTGCTGTACAAGACGGAGGCTTGGACACAG GTTAGCAATGTCATCTTCATGGATTCTCCGGCAGGGACCGGCTTTTCGTACGACACCGCACATGCTGCCACACCTAGCGACACCATGGTTGTTCGCCAGCTCCGAATTTTCCTCGAAACG TGGCTTGATAAGCACCCACAGTTCTTGTCAAATCCACTCTACATCGCGGGGGATTCATATAGCGGCATAATCATACCTTCTCTCGCCATGGAAATAGCTAAAG GGATAGAATCTGGTGATGAGCGACTTATAAATCTCAAG CCCGCTCGGAAAAGCTGTAGAGGAGAATACCACAGTCCTTCTAATCCTGCATGTGCCAATTCCCTCCAAGCTATCAACGAT TGCACAAGGGATTTAAATGGCGCGCATGTCCTGGAGCCAACTTGTCTGGAGTATCCTGACCTCTCAATTGTTCACAAGAAGCCGACGACGTTGCCAGAGAATGGAACGAATCGGTTGATGCTTGAGTCAGCAACACTTTCATCTGTGTGCAGG AATTCCACCTACTTCTTATCTGAAGTTTGGGCAAATGACGAAGCTGTAAGGGAGAGTTTGGGTATTCGCAAG GGAACAGTTCCACTGTGGCAAAGATGTGATTTCCATTTGCCTTACACAAAGGAAATCAGCAGTACGGTGGGTGAACATTTAGCCTTGATCACCAGAGGATACCGGTCCATGGTATACAG CGGTGATCATGACAGTAAAATCTCTTTTGTCGGCACCCAAGCCTGGATCAGGCAACTTAACCTCTCCATTACAGACGATTGGCGACCATGGTACGTGGACAGCCAAGTTGCAGG ATTCACAAGAGCTTACTCCAATAACTTCACATACGCAACTGTGAAG GGTGCTGGCCACACGGCTCCGGAGTACATGCCCAGGGAGTGTCTTGCTATGATCGATAGATGGCTTTCTGGCCACCCTCTTTGA